One genomic window of Massilia sp. KIM includes the following:
- a CDS encoding ABC transporter substrate-binding protein — protein sequence MPIRRHAAAFLFPLLCLGPALAQPPQAGAPKQEKVLRMFLSTSETGLDPAVASDNATLSLLENLFDPLLRYDYLARPARLRPNTAAAMPEVSPDGLSYTFRIRPGVYFTPDPAFKGVKREVTAADYVYSLKRLYDPAIKSPWAYMFEGKIAGDEALRRRFGQDVPVAGLQALDRYTLRIRLAAPDNNFLFYLATPATGVVAREVIEAYPGQAGNHPVGTGPFMVGDWKRSDRIVLLANPYSSAVFQATPGDDPEDRAIAAALDGKRLPRVDRVEVKIAEEFQGRMLGFLNAEYDYLEQIPESMTDMVVRDGKLKPELAARGIVLSRFPVLQTYYMWMNMNDPVVGGYGKDKVALRRAISLSYNNAEDIALLKKGFAIKAESPLPPNVLGYDPAYRSPVPYDPRLANALLDRHGYTRRDPDGFRRTPDDKPLTLVMHSEATVSGRLRDELWRKCLNAIGLRVAFKSDKKTEIIKASRLGTVQMFESNWIADFPDGDNFYQLLYGPNAGRANYSRFNLPAYNERYEQARRLSDGPERQKLYFEMNQLIHAYNPWVPLTHVLSGDLRHPWLKNYKRHPVEFTTWRYLDVDVVERARSLRAK from the coding sequence ATGCCGATCCGCCGACACGCCGCCGCCTTCCTGTTCCCGCTCCTGTGCCTCGGCCCCGCGCTGGCCCAGCCGCCGCAGGCCGGCGCGCCGAAGCAGGAAAAGGTGCTGCGCATGTTCCTGTCCACCAGCGAGACCGGGCTCGATCCGGCGGTCGCCTCGGACAACGCCACCCTGTCGCTGCTGGAGAACCTGTTCGACCCCCTGCTGCGCTACGACTACCTGGCCCGTCCCGCCAGGCTGCGCCCCAACACGGCCGCCGCCATGCCCGAGGTGAGCCCGGACGGCCTGAGCTACACCTTCCGCATCCGGCCCGGCGTCTACTTCACCCCCGACCCGGCCTTCAAGGGCGTCAAGCGCGAAGTCACCGCGGCGGACTACGTCTACAGCCTGAAGCGTCTTTACGACCCCGCCATCAAGTCGCCCTGGGCCTATATGTTCGAGGGGAAGATCGCCGGCGACGAGGCCCTGCGCCGCCGCTTCGGCCAGGACGTGCCGGTGGCCGGCCTGCAGGCGCTTGACCGCTACACCCTGCGTATCCGCCTGGCGGCGCCGGACAACAACTTCCTGTTCTACCTCGCCACCCCGGCCACCGGCGTGGTGGCGCGCGAAGTGATCGAGGCCTATCCCGGCCAGGCCGGCAACCACCCGGTCGGCACCGGCCCCTTCATGGTCGGGGACTGGAAGCGCAGCGACCGCATCGTCCTGCTGGCCAACCCGTATTCGAGCGCGGTGTTCCAAGCCACTCCCGGCGACGACCCGGAAGACCGCGCCATCGCCGCGGCCCTGGACGGCAAGCGCCTGCCGCGCGTGGACCGGGTCGAGGTGAAGATCGCCGAGGAGTTCCAGGGCCGCATGCTGGGCTTCCTGAACGCCGAATACGACTACCTGGAGCAGATTCCCGAGTCGATGACCGACATGGTGGTGCGCGACGGGAAGCTCAAGCCCGAGCTGGCCGCGCGCGGCATCGTGCTGTCGCGCTTCCCGGTGCTGCAGACCTACTACATGTGGATGAACATGAATGACCCGGTGGTCGGCGGCTACGGCAAGGACAAGGTCGCGCTGCGGCGCGCGATCTCGCTCAGCTACAACAATGCCGAGGACATCGCCCTGCTCAAGAAGGGCTTCGCGATCAAGGCCGAGTCGCCGCTGCCGCCCAACGTGCTGGGCTACGACCCCGCTTACCGCAGCCCCGTGCCCTACGACCCGCGCCTGGCTAACGCCCTGCTGGACCGCCATGGCTACACCCGGCGCGACCCGGACGGCTTTCGCCGCACGCCGGACGACAAGCCGCTCACCCTGGTCATGCACAGCGAAGCCACGGTCAGCGGCCGCCTGCGCGACGAGCTGTGGCGCAAGTGCCTGAACGCGATCGGGCTGCGCGTCGCCTTCAAGTCGGACAAGAAGACCGAGATCATCAAGGCCTCGCGCCTGGGCACGGTCCAGATGTTCGAGAGTAACTGGATCGCCGACTTCCCGGACGGTGACAATTTCTACCAGCTGCTCTACGGTCCCAACGCCGGCCGCGCCAACTATTCGCGCTTCAACCTGCCGGCCTACAACGAGCGCTACGAGCAGGCGCGCCGCCTCAGCGACGGTCCCGAGCGCCAGAAGCTGTATTTTGAGATGAACCAGCTGATCCACGCCTACAACCCCTGGGTGCCGCTGACCCACGTGCTTTCGGGCGACCTGCGCCATCCGTGGTTGAAAAACTACAAACGTCATCCGGTCGAATTTACGACCTGGCGTTATCTGGACGTCGATGTTGTAGAAAGGGCACGCTCTCTCAGAGCGAAATGA
- a CDS encoding nucleoside recognition domain-containing protein — MALNYIWTGFFLVGFLAALAQWLFLGDTEIFKRIIDGTFDSAKMAVMDIALPLAGVMTFWLGIMNVGEKAGAINAFARVIAPFFSRIFPGVPRDHPANGHMVMNFSANMLGLDNAATPFGLKAMESLQSLNPNKDEASDAQLMFLVIQTSGLTIIPLAVMAQRAVLGAANPADIFIPTLIATYTATIASIIAVGLRQRINLLHPVVFAWIGGTAAFIAAIVACFTWFLDKAQIQLVSTVVANLVLFSVIAAFMTAALVKKVNVFENFIEGAKAGVETSIKIIPYLVGMIVAISVVRNSGVLGLIVSGFAWVFNALGLQTDFVGALPTALMKSLSGSGARAMMIDAIKTYGVDSFVGRLASILQGASDTTFYIIALYFGSVGIRKTRYAVSYGLLADLIGIIAAIFVAYLFFG; from the coding sequence ATGGCACTCAATTACATCTGGACCGGCTTCTTTCTCGTGGGCTTCCTGGCGGCGCTGGCGCAATGGCTGTTCCTCGGCGACACCGAGATCTTCAAGCGCATCATCGACGGGACCTTCGACTCGGCCAAGATGGCGGTCATGGACATCGCCCTGCCGCTGGCCGGCGTGATGACCTTCTGGCTCGGGATCATGAACGTGGGCGAGAAGGCCGGCGCCATCAACGCCTTCGCGCGCGTGATCGCGCCCTTCTTCTCGCGCATCTTCCCCGGCGTGCCGCGCGACCATCCGGCCAACGGCCACATGGTGATGAACTTTTCGGCCAACATGCTCGGCCTGGACAACGCCGCCACGCCTTTCGGCCTGAAGGCGATGGAGAGCCTGCAGTCGCTCAATCCGAACAAGGACGAGGCCAGCGACGCCCAGCTCATGTTCCTGGTGATCCAGACCTCGGGGCTGACCATCATCCCGCTGGCGGTGATGGCCCAGCGCGCGGTGCTGGGCGCGGCCAACCCGGCCGACATCTTCATCCCGACCCTGATCGCCACCTATACCGCCACCATCGCCAGCATCATCGCGGTCGGCCTGCGCCAGCGCATCAACCTGCTGCATCCGGTGGTCTTCGCCTGGATCGGCGGCACCGCCGCCTTCATCGCGGCCATCGTGGCCTGCTTCACCTGGTTCCTCGACAAGGCCCAGATCCAGCTGGTGTCCACCGTGGTGGCCAACCTGGTGCTGTTCTCGGTGATCGCCGCCTTCATGACGGCCGCCCTGGTGAAGAAGGTGAACGTGTTCGAGAACTTCATCGAAGGCGCCAAGGCCGGAGTCGAGACCTCGATCAAGATCATTCCCTACCTGGTCGGCATGATCGTGGCGATCAGCGTGGTGCGCAATTCTGGCGTGCTTGGCCTGATCGTGAGCGGCTTCGCCTGGGTCTTCAACGCCCTCGGCCTGCAGACCGACTTCGTCGGCGCGCTGCCGACCGCCCTCATGAAATCCCTGTCGGGCAGCGGCGCGCGCGCCATGATGATCGACGCCATCAAGACCTATGGCGTGGACTCCTTCGTCGGCCGCCTGGCCAGCATCCTGCAGGGCGCCTCCGACACCACCTTCTACATCATCGCCCTGTATTTCGGCTCGGTCGGCATCCGCAAGACCCGCTACGCGGTCAGCTACGGCCTGCTGGCCGACCTGATCGGCATCATCGCCGCGATCTTCGTGGCCTACCTGTTCTTCGGTTAA
- a CDS encoding TonB-dependent receptor domain-containing protein, whose translation MKVKKLAQLIALIGVMSPAVAQEQPVSGMQRVEITGSSIKRIAKEGALPVEIISRKQIEEQGIVTAEQLIATLNVNGNGSDNLASNADVTSGAQRGNNGASSANLRGQGADSTLVLLNGRRIATHGMKGSAVDLNSIPLAAVERVEVLKDGASAVYGTDAIGGVINFILRKNYKGLEAQSFIDVAEEAGGEIGRASLTGGWGDLETDGWNVLVTAAHSENKALRGDQRDFVNTFQPNRGVSVDTRGAPHANVFATTLAPTLLSRTGTGPTLPGSSVAYNGISILDLPGGPGCGSIDGMGAYDEKLWDTPSAAYGCAWDTGRAAVLQQPVKNSNALARATFQSGEHQMFIEGVGSRVEVAKRFSPNQISPSASTFGPTSFYPSTGAAYNTVYNALVKQFPGIAANYGLPIAYRWRCMECGNREIETETKAGRILVGADGPLNLFGRRYDYRVGLSRAYSQSDSTLGTGYNYTAALASALGTGKINPFLLPGETQTQEAIDLIRSTSAAGVVLYGGRSILTQFDAALSGEIFKLPAGSVLAAVGTDLRREEYKFNGDVRSLSDRRAILNAPFDDVNALDKVQRYIRAVYAEVLVPVTKSLEVTLAVRRDNYTGFGATTNPKVSFRYQPIPQLLFRGSYNEGFRAPAFNQLFNGLTESPYAGKDLADPAKCPDRRVDSSKPGCEAVTPVTVTGGRRELGPETAKQGSLGVVFEPSSMFSANADLWEIRKENTIDSFNLTTMVANYDLFQDQFIRDAAGNLVVIDQRWINTGERITRGVEVGARLNGKFSTGAVWGVGIDGSRLLEKKSRATVNAPFGESEVGRFVFTGDLGLKWKHSAYVTYKYGNWSGMLQNIYRSGYDDQVLPGVANGLVKPANYERKVDDYSIFHLTATYSGFKNLSLTAGVKNIFDEDPPFAITYDSSTGAGSTWEPRVADPRGRSFTLMATYKFF comes from the coding sequence GTGAAGGTAAAGAAGCTCGCCCAATTGATCGCACTGATCGGTGTCATGAGCCCGGCAGTCGCACAGGAGCAGCCGGTGTCGGGGATGCAGCGGGTGGAAATCACCGGCTCGAGCATCAAGCGCATCGCCAAGGAAGGCGCGCTGCCGGTGGAAATTATCTCGCGCAAGCAGATCGAGGAACAGGGTATCGTCACCGCCGAGCAGCTGATCGCGACCCTGAACGTGAACGGCAACGGCTCGGACAACCTGGCCTCGAACGCCGACGTCACCTCTGGCGCACAGCGCGGCAATAACGGCGCATCCTCGGCCAACCTGCGCGGCCAGGGCGCCGACTCGACCCTGGTCCTGCTGAATGGCCGGCGCATCGCGACCCACGGCATGAAGGGCTCGGCGGTCGACCTGAACTCGATCCCCCTGGCGGCGGTCGAGCGCGTCGAAGTGCTGAAGGACGGCGCCTCGGCGGTGTACGGCACCGACGCAATCGGCGGCGTGATCAACTTCATCCTGCGCAAGAACTACAAGGGCCTGGAAGCCCAGTCCTTCATCGACGTGGCCGAGGAAGCCGGCGGCGAAATCGGCCGCGCATCGCTGACCGGCGGCTGGGGCGACCTCGAGACCGACGGCTGGAACGTGCTGGTGACCGCCGCCCATAGCGAGAACAAGGCGCTGCGCGGCGACCAGCGCGACTTCGTCAACACCTTCCAGCCCAACCGCGGCGTCTCGGTCGACACCCGCGGCGCACCGCACGCCAACGTATTCGCCACCACCCTGGCGCCGACCCTGCTGTCGCGCACCGGCACCGGCCCGACCCTGCCGGGCAGCAGCGTCGCCTACAACGGCATCAGCATTCTCGACCTTCCGGGCGGCCCGGGATGCGGCAGCATCGACGGCATGGGCGCCTACGACGAGAAGCTGTGGGACACGCCGAGCGCCGCCTACGGCTGCGCCTGGGATACCGGGCGCGCGGCCGTGCTGCAGCAGCCGGTCAAGAACAGCAATGCGCTGGCGCGCGCCACCTTCCAGTCGGGCGAGCACCAGATGTTCATCGAAGGCGTGGGCTCGCGCGTCGAAGTCGCCAAGCGCTTCTCGCCGAACCAGATCTCGCCCTCGGCCAGCACCTTCGGCCCGACTTCCTTCTATCCGAGCACCGGCGCTGCCTACAACACCGTGTACAACGCGCTGGTCAAGCAGTTCCCGGGCATCGCCGCCAACTACGGCCTGCCGATCGCCTACCGCTGGCGCTGCATGGAATGCGGCAACCGCGAGATCGAGACCGAGACCAAGGCCGGCCGTATCCTGGTCGGCGCCGACGGCCCGCTGAACCTGTTCGGCCGCCGCTATGACTACCGTGTCGGCCTGTCGCGCGCCTACAGCCAGTCCGACTCGACGCTCGGCACCGGCTACAACTACACGGCCGCCCTGGCCAGTGCGCTCGGCACCGGCAAGATCAACCCCTTCCTGCTGCCGGGCGAGACCCAGACCCAGGAGGCGATCGACCTGATCCGCTCGACTTCGGCCGCCGGCGTCGTGCTCTACGGCGGCCGCAGCATCCTGACCCAGTTCGACGCCGCCCTGTCCGGTGAAATCTTCAAGCTGCCGGCCGGTTCCGTGCTGGCCGCGGTCGGCACCGACCTGCGCCGCGAGGAATACAAGTTCAATGGCGACGTGCGCTCGCTCAGCGACCGCCGCGCGATCCTGAACGCGCCTTTCGACGATGTCAACGCGCTCGACAAGGTCCAGCGCTACATCCGCGCCGTGTACGCCGAGGTGCTGGTGCCGGTCACCAAGTCGCTGGAAGTCACGCTCGCTGTCCGCCGCGACAACTACACCGGCTTCGGCGCCACCACCAATCCGAAGGTCTCGTTCCGGTACCAGCCGATCCCGCAGCTGCTTTTCCGCGGTTCGTATAACGAGGGCTTCCGTGCGCCGGCCTTCAACCAGCTGTTCAACGGCCTGACCGAGTCTCCCTATGCCGGCAAGGACCTGGCCGACCCGGCCAAGTGCCCGGACCGTCGGGTCGACAGCAGCAAGCCGGGCTGCGAGGCGGTCACCCCGGTGACCGTGACCGGCGGCCGTCGCGAACTCGGTCCGGAGACGGCCAAGCAGGGCAGCCTGGGCGTGGTGTTCGAGCCCTCCTCCATGTTCTCGGCGAATGCCGACCTGTGGGAGATCCGCAAGGAAAACACCATCGATTCCTTCAACCTGACGACCATGGTCGCCAACTACGACCTGTTCCAGGACCAGTTCATCCGCGACGCGGCCGGCAACCTGGTGGTGATCGACCAGCGCTGGATCAACACCGGTGAGCGCATCACCCGCGGCGTCGAGGTGGGCGCGCGCCTCAACGGCAAGTTCAGCACCGGCGCCGTGTGGGGCGTGGGCATCGACGGTTCGCGCCTGCTCGAGAAGAAGTCGCGCGCCACGGTCAATGCTCCGTTCGGCGAGAGCGAAGTCGGCCGCTTCGTGTTCACCGGCGACCTGGGCCTGAAGTGGAAGCACAGCGCCTACGTGACCTACAAGTACGGCAACTGGAGCGGCATGCTGCAGAATATCTACCGCTCCGGCTATGACGACCAGGTCCTGCCGGGTGTGGCCAATGGCCTCGTGAAGCCGGCCAACTACGAGCGCAAGGTGGACGATTACTCGATCTTCCACCTGACCGCGACCTACAGCGGCTTCAAGAACCTGAGCCTGACCGCCGGCGTGAAGAACATCTTCGACGAGGATCCGCCGTTCGCCATCACCTACGACAGCAGCACCGGCGCCGGCAGCACCTGGGAGCCGCGCGTGGCCGATCCGCGTGGCCGTTCCTTCACCCTGATGGCGACCTACAAGTTCTTCTGA
- a CDS encoding LD-carboxypeptidase produces the protein MKIDRRGFGTLFAAILSGSLPGPAFAARRRSPSRPMKQLIKPPRLRQGDTVALIAPGGYTSDRAIEKAVRNIESLGFKVKPGRYLREVFGNYAGSVQQRLADLHAAFADPEVKAIWPIRGGSGCISLLSGLDYELIRRNPKVLLGYSDITALHLAIYQRVGLVTFHGPVASSTMSDYSREHMMAVLTEPRAGYTIPMARENAERALSEPHYGIRTVTQGVATGALMGGNLSLVAALSGTPYACDYRDCILFLEEVNEAPYRIDRWMTQLDLALGFDKAAALVIGICENCGPEHEEISLTLDQTLDLHLKPLTIPAVSGYSIGHIRNQFTLPMGVRATLDTGAQTLTLLDSAVS, from the coding sequence ATGAAGATCGATCGTCGTGGCTTCGGCACGCTCTTCGCAGCCATTCTCTCCGGCTCCCTTCCCGGCCCCGCCTTCGCGGCGCGCCGCCGCTCGCCCTCCCGCCCCATGAAACAGCTGATCAAACCCCCACGCCTGCGCCAGGGCGACACCGTCGCCCTGATCGCCCCCGGCGGCTACACCTCCGACCGCGCGATCGAGAAGGCCGTGCGCAATATCGAAAGCCTCGGCTTCAAGGTCAAGCCGGGACGCTACCTGCGCGAGGTGTTCGGCAACTACGCCGGCTCGGTCCAGCAGCGCCTGGCCGACCTGCACGCCGCCTTTGCCGATCCCGAGGTCAAGGCGATCTGGCCGATCCGCGGCGGCTCCGGCTGCATCTCGCTGCTGTCCGGCCTCGACTACGAGCTGATCCGCCGTAACCCGAAAGTCCTGCTGGGCTATTCGGACATCACCGCCCTGCATCTCGCGATCTACCAGCGCGTCGGCCTGGTGACTTTCCACGGCCCGGTGGCCTCGTCCACGATGTCCGATTATTCACGCGAGCACATGATGGCGGTCCTGACCGAGCCGCGCGCCGGCTACACCATCCCGATGGCGCGCGAGAACGCCGAGCGCGCCCTGAGCGAGCCGCACTACGGCATCCGCACCGTGACCCAGGGCGTGGCCACCGGAGCGCTCATGGGCGGCAACCTGTCGCTGGTGGCGGCCCTGAGCGGCACGCCCTACGCCTGCGACTACCGCGACTGCATCCTGTTCCTGGAAGAGGTGAACGAGGCGCCCTACCGCATCGACCGCTGGATGACCCAGCTCGACCTGGCGCTCGGTTTCGACAAGGCCGCGGCCCTGGTGATCGGCATCTGCGAGAACTGCGGCCCGGAGCACGAGGAGATTTCGCTGACCCTCGACCAGACCCTGGACCTGCACCTGAAACCGCTCACGATCCCGGCGGTGAGCGGCTATTCCATCGGTCACATCCGCAATCAGTTCACCCTGCCGATGGGCGTGCGCGCCACGCTCGACACGGGAGCGCAGACCCTGACCCTGCTCGACAGCGCCGTGTCCTGA